A stretch of the Gossypium hirsutum isolate 1008001.06 chromosome D07, Gossypium_hirsutum_v2.1, whole genome shotgun sequence genome encodes the following:
- the LOC107955018 gene encoding ubiquitin-like-conjugating enzyme ATG10 isoform X3: MDVLHWDGTLSAKDFRIGAFAFAQKWESCNLAFPPWSWLPCPKHPWLAPPEEEGYLSLEKICISRPNEEEDIDQISQIDTGEEETCCSRNEDVLDDATLVQSNHHELHYCDFHIVYSSTFRVPVLYFRAYCSDYHFRQLLLVCCYALEHLGL; this comes from the exons ATGGATGTTTTACATTGGGATGGAACCCTTTCTGCAAAGGATTTCAGAATTGGTGCTTTCGCGTTTGCTCAGAAATGGGAAAGTTGTAACTTAGCTTTTCCCCCATGGTCGTGGCTTCCTTGTCCTAAACACCCTTGGCTTGCTCCTCCTGAG GAGGAGGGTTACTTGTCACTTGAAAAGATATGCATTTCCAGGCCAAATGAG GAAGAAGATATTGATCAAATTAGTCAAATTGACACCGGGGAAGAAGAGACCTGTTGCTCAAGAAATGAAGATGTTCTTGATGACGCCACATTG GTTCAAAGCAATCATCATGAATTACATTACTGTGACTTTCATATAGTGTACAGTAGTACATTTAGGGTTCCAGTGCTATATTTTCGTGCTTACTGCAGCG ATTACCATTTTCGTCAATTACTTTTGGTTTGTTGCTATGCGCTTGAGCATTTGGGTTTATAG
- the LOC107955018 gene encoding ubiquitin-like-conjugating enzyme ATG10 isoform X1 gives MDVLHWDGTLSAKDFRIGAFAFAQKWESCNLAFPPWSWLPCPKHPWLAPPEEEGYLSLEKICISRPNEEEDIDQISQIDTGEEETCCSRNEDVLDDATLVQSNHHELHYCDFHIVYSSTFRVPVLYFRAYCSDGRPLPLDEIEKELPACASKELSKKWTFITQEEHPCLKRPWYKLHPCGTAEWMKLLFLSDTANPKFEVVLELYLLSWFSVVGQVFGLRISLKISN, from the exons ATGGATGTTTTACATTGGGATGGAACCCTTTCTGCAAAGGATTTCAGAATTGGTGCTTTCGCGTTTGCTCAGAAATGGGAAAGTTGTAACTTAGCTTTTCCCCCATGGTCGTGGCTTCCTTGTCCTAAACACCCTTGGCTTGCTCCTCCTGAG GAGGAGGGTTACTTGTCACTTGAAAAGATATGCATTTCCAGGCCAAATGAG GAAGAAGATATTGATCAAATTAGTCAAATTGACACCGGGGAAGAAGAGACCTGTTGCTCAAGAAATGAAGATGTTCTTGATGACGCCACATTG GTTCAAAGCAATCATCATGAATTACATTACTGTGACTTTCATATAGTGTACAGTAGTACATTTAGGGTTCCAGTGCTATATTTTCGTGCTTACTGCAGCG ATGGAAGACCTTTGCCATTGGATGAAATAGAAAAGGAGCTCCCTGCATGCGCTTCAAAGGAATTGTCAAAAAAATGGACATTCATAACTCAAGAG GAACATCCATGCTTGAAAAGACCATGGTACAAATTACATCCATGTGGGACTGCTGAGTGGATGAAGTTGCTTTTTCTCAGTGACACTGCTAACCCTAAATTTGAAGTGGTGCTGGAACTATATCTTCTATCATGGTTCTCAGTTGTTGGCCAAGTCTTTGGTCTTAGAATCTCTCTTAAAATCTCAAACTAG
- the LOC107955018 gene encoding ubiquitin-like-conjugating enzyme ATG10 isoform X2, with protein MDVLHWDGTLSAKDFRIGAFAFAQKWESCNLAFPPWSWLPCPKHPWLAPPEEEGYLSLEKICISRPNEEEDIDQISQIDTGEEETCCSRNEDVLDDATLVQSNHHELHYCDFHIVYSSTFRVPVLYFRAYCSDGRPLPLDEIEKELPACASKELSKKWTFITQEIHN; from the exons ATGGATGTTTTACATTGGGATGGAACCCTTTCTGCAAAGGATTTCAGAATTGGTGCTTTCGCGTTTGCTCAGAAATGGGAAAGTTGTAACTTAGCTTTTCCCCCATGGTCGTGGCTTCCTTGTCCTAAACACCCTTGGCTTGCTCCTCCTGAG GAGGAGGGTTACTTGTCACTTGAAAAGATATGCATTTCCAGGCCAAATGAG GAAGAAGATATTGATCAAATTAGTCAAATTGACACCGGGGAAGAAGAGACCTGTTGCTCAAGAAATGAAGATGTTCTTGATGACGCCACATTG GTTCAAAGCAATCATCATGAATTACATTACTGTGACTTTCATATAGTGTACAGTAGTACATTTAGGGTTCCAGTGCTATATTTTCGTGCTTACTGCAGCG ATGGAAGACCTTTGCCATTGGATGAAATAGAAAAGGAGCTCCCTGCATGCGCTTCAAAGGAATTGTCAAAAAAATGGACATTCATAACTCAAGAG ATTCATAACTAA
- the LOC107955017 gene encoding glutamate receptor 1.2: MDFARKAKWTFFVVTTLFSLVQPLSTNHTSINDTAIEMIHVGLILDAQSWVGKIVDSCISMAISDFYSQNCHYQTKLVVHTRDSGGDPLLLLSQALVLLENFKLDAIIVAENSAGVKILAELGSRVKIPIISLFAAGLSLSSFEYPHLIQIGEDESSRAKAIAAIVEAFSWRSVILIYEDNDSARPILSSMTGFRLDQHVALLTSSTDEEIVEQLMKLMSLQMTVYVVHMSPILASRLFLNAKQLGMLTQGYAWITTDMITNFMNSMDPSVFESMQGVVGFKPHIPASKELRRFAIRWRSKNLNENKNLEEMEMNVYGIWSYDMVWAVATAAERVMTRHPHILHQETRLNMNFTTIRSSESGLVFMDEILQSRFKGISGGFQLTNGRLIPKEIEIVNVFKGDRIIGYWNPENGIASIMKEENHTETNSTSSSKLEGVIWPGGTMNIPKGWSLRGKRLRIGVPVTNQFRELISVVHDPQTNDIIVTGFCVDVFKEAVQSLDYEVHYDFIPFEDANGRMAGSYDDLILQVYHKNYDAVVGDITITSRRFAFVDFTLPFTDLGIGVLVPKIDNDIWVFLKPLCGDLWITVGAFFIFTGVVIWFIERPINEEFQGSPSEQIGMIFWYSFSTLVFSHEKPLSNLSKFVVIIWVFVVLIITSSYTATLASMLTVKQIQLSSRDNDAWVSSDISNFTFETRRRRANHSAEEFADALRRGSKNGGESSIIDEIPNLKVFLAKYPSDYTMIKSKAITGGFGFVFPKRSPLVQDISSAIMRLREEKRLEMMENYWFNSESSFTTLDPESNPNRLNIHSFGGLFLVTGISSISALGVCLFQKRQSIKIHLNSSLDSLKGYFNVKIIGRQKERS, encoded by the exons ATGGATTTCGCAAGAAAGGCTAAGTGGACCTTCTTTGTAGTTACAACCTTGTTTAGTCTTGTACAGCCATTGTCAACCAATCATACAAGTATCAATGATACTGCCATAGAAATGATTCATGTAGGGTTGATTCTTGATGCGCAATCTTGGGTGGGAAAAATTGTTGATAGCTGCATTTCCATGGCTATATCCGATTTTTACAGTCAGAATTGTCACTATCAAACAAAACTAGTTGTGCATACCAGAGATTCTGGGGGTGATCCGTTGCTTCTTCTATCCCAAG CCTTGGTTCTCTTGGAAAATTTCAAATTGGATGCCATTATTGTTGCGGAAAATTCAGCTGGAGTGAAGATTTTAGCGGAGTTGGGATCTAGAGTAaaaattccaattatttcactCTTCGCAGCTGGTCTATCTTTGTCCTCCTTTGAGTATCCTCATTTAATTCAAATTGGTGAAGATGAGTCTTCTCGAGCCAAAGCCATCGCTGCCATTGTTGAAGCATTCAGTTGGAGAAGTGTTATCCTCATTTATGAAGATAATGATTCTGCAAGACCAATCCTTTCTAGTATGACTGGTTTTCGTCTTGATCAGCATGTTGCCCTTCTAACATCATCTActgatgaagaaattgttgagcAGCTCATGAAGCTCATGAGTTTGCAGATGACTGTATATGTGGTGCATATGTCACCTATTCTAGCATCTCGACTTTTCTTAAATGCTAAACAGCTTGGAATGTTGACTCAAGGGTATGCTTGGATAACAACTGATATGATTACTaatttcatgaattcaatggaTCCATCAGTCTTTGAGTCAATGCAGGGGGTGGTAGGATTCAAACCTCACATTCCGGCATCAAAGGAGCTTCGCAGGTTCGCAATCAGGTGGAGGAgtaaaaacttaaatgaaaataaaaatttagaagaaATGGAGATGAATGTGTATGGCATATGGAGCTATGATATGGTTTGGGCTGTGGCAACAGCAGCGGAAAGGGTGATGACTCGACATCCTCATATCCTACACCAAGAAACCAGATTGAATATGAACTTCACCACTATTCGGTCCTCAGAAAGTGGTTTGGTATTTATGGATGAGATATTACAAAGTAGATTTAAGGGAATAAGTGGTGGCTTTCAACTTACTAATGGCAGGCTGATCCCAAAGGAAATCGAAATTGTAAATGTATTCAAGGGAGATAGGATAATTGGTTATTGGAATCCAGAAAATGGGATTGCCTCAATAATGAAGGAAGAAAACCACACTGAAACGAACTCAACATCATCTAGTAAACTTGAAGGTGTTATTTGGCCCGGAGGAACTATGAACATTCCCAAAGGGTGGTCTCTACGTGGGAAGAGGTTGAGGATTGGGGTTCCAGTGACTAATCAATTCAGAGAATTAATTAGTGTTGTTCATGATCCCCAAACGAATGATATAATTGTAACTGGATTCTGTGTTGATGTGTTTAAGGAAGCCGTTCAGAGTTTAGATTATGAAGTACATTACGATTTTATCCCGTTTGAAGATGCCAACGGACGAATGGCAGGATCTTATGATGATCTTATCCTTCAGGTTTATCATAAG AATTATGATGCTGTTGTGGGGGATATAACAATCACCTCTCGCAGATTTGCATTTGTCGATTTCACGCTGCCATTCACTGACTTAGGCATCGGAGTTTTAGTGCCAAAAATCGACAACGACATCTGGGTTTTCCTGAAGCCTCTTTGTGGAGATCTGTGGATAACTGTCGGTGCTTTCTTTATTTTCACTGGCGTTGTGATTTGGTTTATTGAACGTCCCATCAACGAGGAGTTCCAAGGCTCACCGTCTGAGCAAATAGGAATGATCTTTTGGTACTCTTTCTCAACTCTTGTATTTTCCCACG AGAAGCCGTTGAGCAACTTGTCGAAGTTTGTAGTGATAATATGGGTGTTTGTTGTGCTTATAATAACCTCAAGCTACACCGCAACTTTGGCTTCCATGTTAACAGTTAAACAGATACAATTGAGCTCAAGAGACAACGATGCATGGGTTTCAAGTGATATTAGCAACTTTACATTTGAAACTCGCAGACGAAGGGCAAACCATTCTGCGGAAGAATTTGCCGATGCTTTAAGAAGGGGAAGTAAGAATGGTGGTGAGTCATCTATTATTGATGAAATACCAAACCTTAAAGTATTCCTTGCCAAGTACCCTTCTGATTACACCATGATCAAATCGAAGGCTATAACAGGCGGTTTTGGCTTT GTTTTCCCTAAACGCTCCCCACTTGTCCAAGACATTTCAAGTGCAATTATGAGGTTAAGAGAGGAAAAAAGGCTGGAAATGATGGAAAATTATTGGTTTAACAGTGAATCAAGCTTTACAACTCTGGACCCAGAAAGCAATCCCAACAGGCTAAACATTCATAGCTTTGGGGGTTTGTTTCTTGTCACAGGAATCTCTTCAATTTCAGCTCTGGGGGTGTGCCTATTTCAGAAACGACAATCCATCAAAATCCACCTCAACAGTAGCTTAGACTCTTTAAAAGGGTACTTCAATGTGAAAATAATAGGAAGACAAAAAGAACGAAGTTGA
- the LOC121219186 gene encoding glutamate receptor 2.7-like, with the protein MSLLEPKPSLPLLKHSVGEHVALLTSPTDEEIVEQLMKLRSLQMTVYVVHMSPILASRLFLNAKQLGMMTQGYAWITTDMITNFMNSMDPSVFESMQGVVGFKPHIPASKELRSSGKGDDSTSSYPTPRNQTEYELHHYSVLRKWLIPKELQIVNVFKGERIIGYWNPGNGITSLMKQENHNETNSTSSSKLESVIWPGGTMNIPKGWSLHGKRLRIGVPANNGFREIISVTRDPRTNETTVTGYCVDVFKEAVQSLGYEVHYDFIPFEDANGQMAGTYNDLILQVYYKNYDAVMGDTTILASRFPYVDFTMPFTDIGVGTVVPKINKKSIWIFLMPLSGDLWITTAAFFILTGLVIWFIERPINEEFQGSLCEQIGMIFWYSFSTLVFANSKYSMFNLNNLSASCIQTHILN; encoded by the exons ATGAGTCTTCTCGAGCCAAAGCCATCGCTGCCATTGTTGAAGCATTCAGTTGGAGAA CATGTTGCCCTTCTAACATCACCTACTGATGAAGAAATCGTTGAGCAGCTCATGAAGCTCAGGAGTTTGCAGATGACTGTATATGTGGTGCATATGTCACCTATTCTAGCATCTCGACTTTTCTTAAATGCTAAACAGCTTGGAATGATGACTCAAGGGTATGCTTGGATAACAACTGATATGATTACTaatttcatgaattcaatggaTCCATCAGTCTTTGAGTCAATGCAGGGGGTGGTAGGATTCAAACCTCACATTCCGGCATCAAAGGAGCTTCGCAG CAGCGGAAAGGGTGATGACTCGACATCCTCATATCCTACACCAAGAAACCAGACTGAATATGAACTTCACCACTATTCGGTCCTCAGAAAGTG GCTGATCCCAAAGGAATTACAAATTGTAAACGTATTCAAGGGAGAAAGGATAATTGGTTACTGGAATCCAGGAAATGGAATCACCTCATTGATGAAGCAAGAAAACCATAATGAGACGAATTCGACATCATCTAGTAAGCTTGAAAGTGTTATTTGGCCTGGAGGAACTATGAACATTCCGAAAGGTTGGTCTCTACATGGCAAGAGGCTGAGGATTGGGGTTCCAGCAAATAATGGATTCAGAGAAATAATTAGCGTGACTCGTGATCCCCGAACAAATGAAACAACTGTAACTGGATATTGTGTTGATGTGTTTAAGGAAGCCGTTCAAAGTTTAGGTTATGAAGTACATTATGATTTTATCCCGTTTGAAGATGCCAACGGACAAATGGCAGGAACTTACAATGATCTTATCCTTCAGGTTTATTATAAG AATTACGATGCTGTTATGGGGGATACAACAATCCTTGCCAGCAGATTCCCATATGTTGATTTCACGATGCCATTCACTGACATAGGCGTTGGAACCGTAGTGCCCAAAATCAACAAGAAAAGCATCTGGATATTCCTGATGCCTCTTTCCGGAGATCTGTGGATAACAACTGCTGCTTTCTTTATTCTAACTGGACTTGTGATTTGGTTTATTGAACGTCCCATCAATGAGGAGTTCCAAGGCTCACTATGTGAGCAAATAGGAATGATCTTTTGGTACTCTTTCTCAACTCTTGTATTTGCCAACAGTAAGTACTCTATGTTCAACTTAAATAACCTTTCTGCTTCATGCATACAGACCCATATATTGAATTGA